In one Vanessa tameamea isolate UH-Manoa-2023 chromosome 12, ilVanTame1 primary haplotype, whole genome shotgun sequence genomic region, the following are encoded:
- the LOC135193536 gene encoding uncharacterized protein LOC135193536, with product MTTSPYSIISQTETKNARNSFDKNLLDPFGKTNRYHVVKKPSIKRRKVIRRLHLTNKEKDIPTIVTNDVFSLRKNVNLLQKSPQRLLRDFIQNSAIATPKKYVIHPSFRQIDAAIKSREQYIRPKPLFLAYDKDFYREDYQTHHRIKALSLREKVNHIRDTLPVPPSDEHEQPVIERPSYLPLNSKPKQLRDRIYSIRNYLQNKDLVKSTQIPIKNYLVETTTTYSPFMDPLYYFRRSGWYEVKTSTKEPSTVRPTRRKRRTIYFLSPTVPYYRYF from the coding sequence atgacaacaaGTCCGTATTCTATAATTAGTCAGACAGAAACAAAAAATGCGAGAAATTCGTTTGATAAAAACCTATTAGATCCTTTTGGAAAAACAAACCGTTATCATGTAGTGAAAAAGCCTTCAATTAAACGCAGAAAGGTAATTAGAAGATTACATTTAACGAATAAGGAGAAAGATATTCCGACGATAGTTACAAATGACGTTTTTTCACTcagaaaaaatgtaaatttgttacaaaaatcaCCTCAACGCCTTCTCAGAGACTTTATACAAAATTCAGCCATAGCAACACCAAAGAAATATGTTATTCATCCTAGCTTTAGACAAATTGATGCAGCAATTAAATCAAGAGAACAATATATTAGACCTAAGCCACTATTCCTTGCATATGACAAAGATTTTTATAGAGAAGATTATCAGACTCATCACCGTATCAAAGCGCTCTCCTTGCGGGAGAAAGTTAATCATATCAGAGATACTTTACCTGTGCCTCCGTCTGATGAACATGAACAGCCCGTAATAGAACGACCTTCGTATCTTCCTTTAAACTCTAAGCCAAAACAGTTACGAGACAGGATATACTCCATAAGGAACTATCTTCAAAACAAGGACTTAGTAAAATCGACACAAATTcccattaaaaattatttggttGAAACCACGACCACCTACAGTCCTTTCATGGACCCCTTGTATTATTTCCGAAGAAGTGGCTGGTACGAGGTGAAAACTTCGACTAAAGAGCCGAGCACAGTCAGACCAACCAGAAGAAAAAGaagaactatatattttttaagtccAACTGTACCGtattatcgttatttttaa
- the Chat gene encoding choline O-acetyltransferase isoform X1 has protein sequence MEKTQEIVKKFSENLGPRMQNVLVERQKEMINWVTDWWLDDMYLKVRLPVPINSNPGMVFPRRQFAKIDEVADLAALYIDDLLDYKEMLDRGELPQERATSREKGQPLCMEQFYRLLGVCRIPEVGKDRLELPDRPNDPSECEELVIVVCRNYFYPIPVKAADRGRLTPGEIQAQLLHAMVDAAGAPPAPRVGLLTSMNRDQWAKAREQLIKDENNRTNLELISRALCIMCIDEAGGDRPELDADTNALLRAMHGGGTRYHSANRWFDKTVQLIISSDGTIGMCYEHSPAEGVAVIRLAERALARAEVADKPSPPPALLPAPQFMKWNLTSELHRGIENAARDFDRQISDLDLKVYTYRGYGREFMKSCRTSPDVYIQLALQYTYYKMYGYLVSTYESASLRRFHHGRVDNIRSAHSAAHAWAAAMCTADTPPQTDDDGPKKVSFNLYGEQKKLELFEEAARKQTAIMEANILGRGIDNHLLGLREAARETLGELPEMFKDPTYGRMIEFKLSTSQVATTTDNTFMGYGAVVPDGYGCSYNPKKDSVIFCISSFTSSSVTNTEAFRQSLGEALDSMRLMFQNRKAEN, from the exons GTTACGGACTGGTGGTTGGATGATATGTACCTGAAGGTTCGGCTTCCGGTTCCCATCAACTCCAATCCTGGCATGGTGTTCCCCCGAAGGCAATTTGCGAAAATCGACGAGGTGGCTGACCTCGCTGCCCTCTATATTGATGATCTGCTGGACTACAAGGAAATGCTCGATAg GGGAGAATTGCCACAAGAACGGGCTACGAGTCGCGAGAAGGGTCAACCGCTATGTATGGAGCAGTTCTACAGATTGCTCGGCGTCTGTCGCATACCGGAAGTGGGCAAAGATCGCCTGGAACTGCCCGACAGGCCCAACGACCCATCGGAATGCGAAGAGTTAGTGATCGTTGTTTGTCGGAACTAT TTTTACCCGATCCCGGTGAAAGCAGCAGATCGTGGCCGCCTTACCCCAGGCGAGATTCAAGCTCAGTTGCTCCACGCGATGGTGGACGCGGCGGGAGCACCACCAGCGCCCAGGGTCGGTCTGCTCACATCCATGAACAGAGACCAGTGGGCAAAGGCTAGAGAGCAACTCATTAAag ATGAGAACAACAGAACTAACTTGGAGCTGATATCGCGGGCGCTCTGTATCATGTGTATCGACGAGGCGGGGGGCGATCGTCCGGAGCTGGATGCCGACACCAACGCACTACTGCGAGCGATGCACGGCGGTGGTACCCGCTACCATTCCGCCAATAGATGGTTCGATAAGACTGTTCAG TTAATCATATCGTCGGACGGCACAATCGGCATGTGTTACGAGCACAGCCCGGCGGAAGGCGTGGCGGTGATCCGCCTGGCGGAGCGCGCGCTGGCGCGGGCTGAGGTCGCGGACAAGCCGtcgccgccgcccgcgctgcTGCCCGCGCCGCAGTTCATGAAGTGGAACCTCACCAGTGAACTGCACAGGGGTATCGAGAATGCTGCCAGGGATTTTGACAG ACAAATTTCGGATCTAGATCTGAAGGTATACACGTACCGCGGCTATGGACGTGAGTTCATGAAGTCTTGTCGCACGAGTCCCGACGTGTACATCCAGCTCGCCTTGCAGTACACCTACTACAA AATGTACGGCTACCTGGTGTCCACATACGAGTCCGCCTCCCTGCGCCGATTCCACCACGGACGCGTGGACAACATCCGCAGCGCCCACAGCGCGGCCCACGCGTGGGCGGCCGCCATGTGCACCGCGGACACGCCGCCGCAAACCGACGACGACGGACCCAAGAAGGTTTCTTTCAATTTATACGGG GAACAAAAGAAGCTTGAATTATTCGAAGAAGCTGCTCGCAAGCAAACGGCTATCATGGAAGCTAACATACTGGGTCGAGGGATCGACAACCACTTGCTGGGGCTGCGTGAAGCGGCGCGAGAAACACTCGGAGAACTACCGGAAATGTTTAAAGATCCCACTTACGGACGAATGATTGAGTTTAAACTCAGTACCAGCCAG GTCGCCACAACAACTGACAATACATTCATGGGGTACGGGGCCGTTGTTCCTGACGGATACGGTTGCAGCTACAACCCCAAGAAGGATTCAGTCATATTCTGTATTTCTTCTTTCACCTCGTCCAGCGTCACCAACACGGAAGCCTTCAGGCAGTCCCTGGGAGAAGCTCTCGACTCTATGAGATTGATGTTTCAAAATCGAAAagcagaaaattaa
- the Chat gene encoding choline O-acetyltransferase isoform X2, with amino-acid sequence MEKTQEIVKKFSENLGPRMQNVLVERQKEMINWVTDWWLDDMYLKVRLPVPINSNPGMVFPRRQFAKIDEVADLAALYIDDLLDYKEMLDRGELPQERATSREKGQPLCMEQFYRLLGVCRIPEVGKDRLELPDRPNDPSECEELVIVVCRNYFYPIPVKAADRGRLTPGEIQAQLLHAMVDAAGAPPAPRVGLLTSMNRDQWAKAREQLIKDENNRTNLELISRALCIMCIDEAGGDRPELDADTNALLRAMHGGGTRYHSANRWFDKTVQLIISSDGTIGMCYEHSPAEGVAVIRLAERALARAEVADKPSPPPALLPAPQFMKWNLTSELHRGIENAARDFDRQISDLDLKVYTYRGYGREFMKSCRTSPDVYIQLALQYTYYKMYGYLVSTYESASLRRFHHGRVDNIRSAHSAAHAWAAAMCTADTPPQTDDDGPKKEQKKLELFEEAARKQTAIMEANILGRGIDNHLLGLREAARETLGELPEMFKDPTYGRMIEFKLSTSQVATTTDNTFMGYGAVVPDGYGCSYNPKKDSVIFCISSFTSSSVTNTEAFRQSLGEALDSMRLMFQNRKAEN; translated from the exons GTTACGGACTGGTGGTTGGATGATATGTACCTGAAGGTTCGGCTTCCGGTTCCCATCAACTCCAATCCTGGCATGGTGTTCCCCCGAAGGCAATTTGCGAAAATCGACGAGGTGGCTGACCTCGCTGCCCTCTATATTGATGATCTGCTGGACTACAAGGAAATGCTCGATAg GGGAGAATTGCCACAAGAACGGGCTACGAGTCGCGAGAAGGGTCAACCGCTATGTATGGAGCAGTTCTACAGATTGCTCGGCGTCTGTCGCATACCGGAAGTGGGCAAAGATCGCCTGGAACTGCCCGACAGGCCCAACGACCCATCGGAATGCGAAGAGTTAGTGATCGTTGTTTGTCGGAACTAT TTTTACCCGATCCCGGTGAAAGCAGCAGATCGTGGCCGCCTTACCCCAGGCGAGATTCAAGCTCAGTTGCTCCACGCGATGGTGGACGCGGCGGGAGCACCACCAGCGCCCAGGGTCGGTCTGCTCACATCCATGAACAGAGACCAGTGGGCAAAGGCTAGAGAGCAACTCATTAAag ATGAGAACAACAGAACTAACTTGGAGCTGATATCGCGGGCGCTCTGTATCATGTGTATCGACGAGGCGGGGGGCGATCGTCCGGAGCTGGATGCCGACACCAACGCACTACTGCGAGCGATGCACGGCGGTGGTACCCGCTACCATTCCGCCAATAGATGGTTCGATAAGACTGTTCAG TTAATCATATCGTCGGACGGCACAATCGGCATGTGTTACGAGCACAGCCCGGCGGAAGGCGTGGCGGTGATCCGCCTGGCGGAGCGCGCGCTGGCGCGGGCTGAGGTCGCGGACAAGCCGtcgccgccgcccgcgctgcTGCCCGCGCCGCAGTTCATGAAGTGGAACCTCACCAGTGAACTGCACAGGGGTATCGAGAATGCTGCCAGGGATTTTGACAG ACAAATTTCGGATCTAGATCTGAAGGTATACACGTACCGCGGCTATGGACGTGAGTTCATGAAGTCTTGTCGCACGAGTCCCGACGTGTACATCCAGCTCGCCTTGCAGTACACCTACTACAA AATGTACGGCTACCTGGTGTCCACATACGAGTCCGCCTCCCTGCGCCGATTCCACCACGGACGCGTGGACAACATCCGCAGCGCCCACAGCGCGGCCCACGCGTGGGCGGCCGCCATGTGCACCGCGGACACGCCGCCGCAAACCGACGACGACGGACCCAAGAAG GAACAAAAGAAGCTTGAATTATTCGAAGAAGCTGCTCGCAAGCAAACGGCTATCATGGAAGCTAACATACTGGGTCGAGGGATCGACAACCACTTGCTGGGGCTGCGTGAAGCGGCGCGAGAAACACTCGGAGAACTACCGGAAATGTTTAAAGATCCCACTTACGGACGAATGATTGAGTTTAAACTCAGTACCAGCCAG GTCGCCACAACAACTGACAATACATTCATGGGGTACGGGGCCGTTGTTCCTGACGGATACGGTTGCAGCTACAACCCCAAGAAGGATTCAGTCATATTCTGTATTTCTTCTTTCACCTCGTCCAGCGTCACCAACACGGAAGCCTTCAGGCAGTCCCTGGGAGAAGCTCTCGACTCTATGAGATTGATGTTTCAAAATCGAAAagcagaaaattaa